The Bombus vancouverensis nearcticus chromosome 9, iyBomVanc1_principal, whole genome shotgun sequence genome includes a window with the following:
- the LOC117154911 gene encoding neuralized-like protein 2, whose product MMTEKSRKIVTRFHPTHGENIMLREDNTVAYRTASFANSLAFSEKPLQPGEIFLVEIEKTERGWSGHMRLGLTLIDPASINNSLPQFAMPNLAKLGNTWIFAITKSHTIWDSIEGYGEGIPSGEKKLITDGVNVQTSRGVIPFNSLRPNTVDSSQYILPTDAGSRIGIMYVPQAGSDKAEMHFIINGEDQGVCGKDIPYKAGPLRAVVDVYGTTKQVRIVQLYGVSTLQSACRDAILQYTKRNAVDLLPLPRVLKDYLLYQSQ is encoded by the exons atgATGACCGAGAAATCCAGGAAAATAGTGACTAGATTTCACCCGACTCACGGGGAAAATATTATGTTGAGAGAGGACAACACTGTGGCATATCGTACTGCTAGTTTTGCAAACTCTCTGGCCTTCAGCGAAAAGCCACTACAACCAGGTGAAATATTCTTGGTGGAAATTGAGAAGACTGAAAGAGGATGGAGTGGACACATGAGACTGGGACTGACTCTTATAGATCCTGCTTCCATAAACAATAGTCTGCCACAGTTCGCTATGCCTAATCTTGCTAAGCTTGGTAATACATGGATATTTGCCATTACTAAAAGTCATACTATATGGGACAGTATTGAAGGATATG GTGAAGGAATACCATCTGGAGAGAAGAAATTAATCACAGATGGAGTAAATGTGCAAACTTCTCGAGGAGTTATCCCATTTAATTCCCTTAGACCAAATACAGTTGATTCTTCTCAGTATATTCTACCTACAGATGCTGGTAGTCGTATTGGAATTATGTATGTGCCACAAGCTGGTTCAGATAAAGCAGAAATGcattttataattaatggtGAAGACCAAGGTGTATGTGGAAaagacataccatataaggcaggTCCTTTACGTGCTGTAGTAGATGTATATGGTACCACAAAACAAGTCAGAATAGTTCAGCTATATGGTG TATCTACTCTACAAAGTGCCTGCCGTGATGCTATACTACAGTATACTAAAAGGAATGCAGTTGATTTACTTCCACTTCCACGAGTTCTAAAAGATTATCTGTTGTACCAATCACAATGA